Part of the Oncorhynchus kisutch isolate 150728-3 linkage group LG2, Okis_V2, whole genome shotgun sequence genome, ttcttattttctctctctctgttcctcagcCCCcgttctaaatcaaatcaaatcaaatgtatttatatagcccttcgtacatcagctgatatctcaaagtgctgtacagaaacccagcctaaaaccccaaacagcaagcaatgcaggtgtagaagcacagtcgCAGTAAGGCCGAGATGTTTGAGAACATCCTTCACGCCCGGAGTCAGCCTCCTGCACCTTGGGTCAAAGGGAGAACCAGGTGGAGCCTAGCTTCATCCCATTACGGGTCAAAGAGAGAAGTAGGATAAACCAACGTTAGGGTTGACTATAAGGTGTCGGTGTGGCCTAGTGGTAGCCCCCCGGACTAGTGGTAGCCCCCCAGACTAGTGGTAGCCCCCCGGACTATGGAACACATACATCCCTGGTGACATGATCACGAATCCCGTCTcagcccttcctctctgtctccctctgtatctgtctcacCTCTACACTCCAACTATCAGTGGTACTATCACTGTCCTTAAAACAATAGAATACaataaacatatttaaaaaacataAGATTAGGGTTGAGGGGTAAGacttgtggttgaggttagggtaaggcttgtggttgaggttagggtaaggcttgtggttgaggttagggtaaggcttgtggttgaggttagggtaaggcttgtggttgaggttagggtaaggcttgtggttgaggttagggtaaggcttgtggttgaggttagggtaagacttgtggttgaggttagggtaagacttgtggttgtggttagggtaagggttgtggttaaggttaCGGTACTGGTTGTGGTTAGGGTAAGACTTGTGGttgtggttagggtaagggttgtggttaaggttaCGGTACTGGTTGTGGTTAGGGTAAGACttgtggttagggtaagggttgtggttaaggttaCGGTACTGGTTGTGGTTAGGGTAAGacttgtggttgaggttagggtaagggttgaggttagggtaagacttgtggttgaggttagggtaagacttgtggttgaggttagggtaagacttgtggttgaggttagggtaagggttgtggttaaggttagggtactggttgtggttagggtaagacttgtggttgaggttagggtaagggttgtggttgaggtgctagggttatggtaagggttgaggttagggtaagacttgtggttagggtaagggttaaggttacggtactggttgtggttagggtaagggttgtggTTACGGTActggttgaggttagggtaagacttgtggttgaggttagggtaagggttgtggttaaggttagggtactggttgtggttagggtaagggttgtggttgaggtgctagggttatggtaagggttgaggttaTGGTAAGACttgtggttagggtaagggttgtggttaaggttaCGGTACTGAtggtggttagggtaagggttgtgCTTAAGGTTACGGTActggttgaggttagggtaagacttgtggttgaggttagggtaagggttgtggttgaggttagggtactggttgtggttagggtaagacttgtggttgaggttagggtaagggttgtggttgaggttagggttgaggtgctagggttatggtaagggttgaggttagggtaagacttgtggttagggtaagggttgtggttaaggttaCGGTACTGGttgtggttagggtaagggttgtggttaaggttaggcttaaaCCAGGATGTGAtaagaaaaagtgtgtgtgtgtagagccagCCCAGATGTGAGGTTACAGCTGGTTTAATACTTCTAAGATGATAAATTACATGATTAACATTGTCTGACATAAGATTAACATTCAATTACATACTACAGATATTACATACTACAGATATTACATACTACAGATATGACATATACAAGCTGTTTCCTGGACTCAAAAGCTTGCTCATTGGAGAATCACTTGGCTCAATTGGTGTCTGGGAAGCCGGTCCAACAGAAACAAAGTGCAACAATCAAACAGGTAACCAAGTCAACAGGAACATTTGGTTTCCCTCCATTTCCACCGGACTCACTGCAAAGAActctagtcagtgtgtgtgtgtactcagtaGCTGTTGAAGGTGGGGTAACTCTGGTCACTCTGGCAGGTGAAGTAAGCTATCAGCTGACCATTACAGATCATCAGAAACAACCCGCTGCcttcaaacaaaacatacaaccacacacacataaaaccaTTAATAAAGAAGAGACACAACCAATTTCTTGTCTATAACTCAGAAGGTTTCACACAATAAAACAGAACATTTGTGGGTGAAGTGAGGGTGAGTTACAGGTCTTACCAAGGGCCAGCCACCACTGCCATACCAAGGGAAACTCCAAcatcactgaaacacacacattaaaaacAGGCAATATGCCACACAGAACTAAGGATGGGGAGTGTATCGTATTGCTTTAGAGCTAGACCATCCAATCCTTACACATGAGGAAGGGGAATTAAAGAAGACCATGGGATAGGGTCAATATATGTGCCTTGTTTTGGGCCCAGCTGCTTCTCAACTCTAACCCCACTTCCCATCCTGTCATGATGTCATCAAAGCTGGCCCTGAGCACTCTGCTCTGCCAGCAAGGGATCATTCTGAGttaagcctgtgtgtgtgagtgagttcaggcatgtgtatgtgtgtgtgtctcacccagGCTGGTGAGCAGTACGTGCAGTAATGTGACTGTGAGAGCGTAGTCCCAGACCCATCTCCTCACCACGGCTGCAAACAGCAGACCACTGCAGAAATAGGTCAACTCCATGGACAGCAGGTTCACTGGAACAACAATATAAGACTGTAACCATATGTAGAggacatgcacgcgcacacacactacCATACACATCTTCACTCACCCAGGTATTTGGAGTTGGACTCCAAATTGGTTGGTTCAGTCTTAAAGTCAAAGGGAATAAGTCCATCAAAGTGATCCAACCTGAATGCAAACAGAAGAGCagcagataaaacaaacaaacaacaaacaggATATTCAAAAGGAGGAGCTAGGAGGGAACCAGGGTGGTTGAAACTGACTGTCATTCCAATCAATGAAAACAGACCAATAGTTGCTGTGTATTCCACGAATACGAATCCCTATTTAGCTTTAAAAAGTTACatattttcttgtttttcttgTCCCTCCTCACTTCTGTCACCTGGCACCAGGTTTATAGAAGCCGCCTGAGGACAGCTCACCGTTCCAGCAAGGTCACTTACCCAATAACCACACGTGAACgcagagagaggaaaagaaaagTGTCGCACCTGAACGCGCCGAAACACACACTCCCAATCATGTAGTAGAGAGAGTAGAATATGACGAGGCATAGCAGCAGGTGCACAAGCACTGTCTGggggagagagatcgagagaaagagagagtgaaagagagaaagagatcgagAGAGTCAGAGTCATTCATCCCAATAATAATATATCACAAATCATAGACCTAGGCTATACTCAAATCAGCCGCCAAGACACTGTAGCAAAGCCGTGACATCACTGTCAACTGAACAGTGGATCATTCAGCAGGTGTAAAAGCTCCCATGGCAGAACTCCAACAGACTCTGCAGGGGATGCGCACTGCGGAGGACAGAGCAGCAGAGGACAGAAGACCTTAATTTGCACAGACTGAGTGATCTTTATCTGTTGCATTTACCATTCACGATAAATTAAATATCAGTCGCTGAATATAAATGATAGGCTGATAGCTTATGTTTCATAGTCGCCAACAACGACACCTGATGATTTCGTATTTTATTATAACAGCGTCCATATCTGACCCACGGCTGCCCGGTTGGCACATAATCCGATTTTTTCTGAATGAAAAATCCGAGTAAACAGTCCTCTTACCCTCGTGTCGGCCACTTTACCCCTGAAGGCCATCTCATGGTTTGCATCTGTCGTTCTTCTGATGTTGAGAATAATGTCTGCGACTGGGCAACTGAGATGCTACAGTGTAATCCGTAAGAAAAAAAGCATTATACTGCCATCTAGCGGTAGCGACTGGAAAAAGCAGGCTTATTTATAGGCGACACTGCCTTTGAAGGTCTGCATCTCATGCCAAATAGACTACAGTAGCCTCTTCCAGTCCAACGTTTCACTTGTAATAAGAACAGTAGGGATGTCTTATTAATTAACCCTTAAAATAGCAAAGTCAGAGAGCTTCTATTCCGGACGTCTGGTCTGATTGGGCATAGATAACAAACATGAAAAGGCATCACGTTTTACAATTAAAAAACATTCCGAGTTTATAGGCCTTGTTGTAATCAATACTACGGTCTAACTACTGTAGACCTATTTGGCGTCTGGACTTGACTGTTcttatttttttgctgaattaCTGGTTGGAAGTGTGGCCAAATTCATACAACAGCTAGAAATTGGGATTATGATTAGTCTACTGTCATCTTTCTTTTAACATATGGAGACAATATTGACTGGTGGTGACGTAAAGAGTTATTGACAGCATACAGCGACATGACCACAATGGAAATCGCGCGCCACGCCAAACAGACTCTGCACGCCCCTGCGCTCCGATTTGATGCTGTCTGAGATTCTGAAATTAAACGAGGGAGAAAGACTAGTCCCAAGGCATGAATACAATATTTAATAAACTATATGTCCACTCTAAGCGTCCGCCTTGCTGTACCTATTGATCATCGATAGTTGTGTGCTCAAGTTTACCGAGATCCAAAGTTGTCAGGCAGCGTTCATTGAACGCATGCGCATTGCATCCACTATCCAGCTCAAAATAAGAGTTAAAACAGAAACGAGGTGAGTTCCATAATTTTCAAACAATATAATCGCTGTTGTACATTAAATGTTGCAAATAACAACAGTAATCGATAAAGCATAGTTCGTTTTATAATTTGCACCGGTTCTTATTATTTGTACTGTGATTTAAAACCGTAAAGATAAATCGGAGAGTCAAGTTTCTATTGAAGAAATTAAAAGCAAGCAATTCTATATTTTAGCCTTGAACAAATAAGGCAGTGTAGGGGCGGTTATTTACTTATTCATACCAACTAATGTGGAAGTCCGTTCCTAAGCATTTTCTAACGTTCAAAACATGGAAACTTATTTATTACTGGTTGTCCTTACTTCGCTACACCAAGCCAAAATGCTAGTCCCAGTTCCTAGCCGTCTAGCTACCAGTTTGAATTGAACCGTAGTGACGCTTTGCTAGCCAGAAGCagttagcaagctagctggcAGCTAGCTGGCTGACATTCCGAGACAAGGGGAAAGTAAAGAAAATGGCCATGATGAGGGAAAACACTAACCTATGAAATTGCAGGGTATATATTTGGTTTTATTTGACAGACACTGCCCTGCATTATATGTTTCAATAAATAACTTGAGTCATTTACATAGTTTTAACGTGTTGGTGGCCTCTTCCTTTGCTCCGCCATTTTGTATAAGACGAATGCTAATCATGGGCGCACGTACACTTTATTTATGGTCGAATAAATTCGAGGTTTAAACTTGGGTACGTAAACTGACAGCTGTTGAACAGCACACTTGATTGTTTACTTCCCATCCGTATATTTCAgtcaaaaaatattatttctgaCCAAACTATAGGGTTGATGCAGCGTCGAGGCGAAAACGTTATATCGTGATCTTGGTTTGATTAAAACACACGTAAATTTGACATTTCTATGCAGAACACATTGTTTTCTTTAAAATCATTGATTATTCTACCATCGCTGTTGTCCGCGTCAATGCAAACAGCCGATTTAATAAGATACTGTTAAAACAAGGAAAAGCTGAACTTGTTCTTTTAACTTGTATTTGACAGGAGTCTCACGGTGTTTGTCAATACTTGTGTTCTAGGCCAATCCATGCAGGGGTGCTTGTGCATTTATTTTTTGATATTTAGCTTTAAAAAGTTACATATTTTCTTGTTTTGCTTCATATAAGTGCATGCATGTATTCCACAACAGTCGCCCTCTAGCGGCGATGGAATGCGGTTCTTTAGTACCCGACTTGCACGCGCTGGTtgacttcttgcaggtatctgtACTTTTTGTGCCAGGGATATTTTTTGAGTACCCCATTTTGGATAATGtcatttgattgattgtttttattagctaattaaaatatatatacatacacacacactacattcatTTGAAAAACTTAACAGGGATGGCTAAATACAGTCAGTGACTTATTCCCATTGTGGTCCCTAAAGTACAGGGTGGAAAAAtattacaaagatacagacatAGATATCTTATATATAATGAAAACAACACATAGATAGACATTTGAGAAAGATCTGTCAAATGGATGCAATTTCAGTTTTACTTTGAGAACATACAGACAGACCTATTCTAGCCCATATCCTTGCATGAACAAACACCCACACATCTTGTCTTaacatgagagacagacagatgtcaTTTGGCAGTGTTTCCCCATCCACTGCTGAAGTGGGCGTGCTGtcttaattcaaatcaaatgttatttgtctcgTGCAtcctaaacaacaggtgtagacttaacagtgaaatgcttactgatggGCCCTTtccaacaatacagagagagaaatagaaaagtCATAGAAAAAATAAgaacacaaggaataaatccacaatgagtaaggataacttggctatatacacggggtatcagtaccgagtcgatgttcaggggtacgaggtaatttgGATGTGACACCTGTATGGTTATTGATTGATTGGGTGTGTTCAAGTAGCAAGGCTAACAAAACTTTGTGTTAACGAGTAAAGTCAGGTGAGGTGCATCTGTGACAACCAAATGTCGGACACTGTAATGGTTAGCTGTGTATCGCAATGTTTTTTACACAGCAGAAATTCAAACCCGAGGCAGACAAAACACTTTGGTCCTTTAAAatcctgctgtatgtaaaatattgtgtctATAGCTTGGAAATAAATCAATGTgattctggatgacaacataatacCGTTTATTTCCACCTATAGGGCTTCTTTCCTAAAGAAAtttgtttccttgccatgatCT contains:
- the LOC109905646 gene encoding transmembrane protein 244 isoform X3, translating into MAFRGKVADTRTVLVHLLLCLVIFYSLYYMIGSVCFGAFRCDTFLFLSLRSRVVIGLDHFDGLIPFDFKTEPTNLESNSKYLVNLLSMELTYFCSGLLFAAVVRRWVWDYALTVTLLHVLLTSLVMLEFPLVWQWWLALAGCF
- the LOC109905646 gene encoding transmembrane protein 244 isoform X1, which codes for MAFRGKVADTRTVLVHLLLCLVIFYSLYYMIGSVCFGAFRCDTFLFLSLRSRVVIGLDHFDGLIPFDFKTEPTNLESNSKYLVNLLSMELTYFCSGLLFAAVVRRWVWDYALTVTLLHVLLTSLVMLEFPLVWQWWLALGSGLFLMICNGQLIAYFTCQSDQSYPTFNSY
- the LOC109905646 gene encoding transmembrane protein 244 isoform X2, producing MAFRGKVADTRTVLVHLLLCLVIFYSLYYMIGSVCFGAFRLDHFDGLIPFDFKTEPTNLESNSKYLVNLLSMELTYFCSGLLFAAVVRRWVWDYALTVTLLHVLLTSLVMLEFPLVWQWWLALGSGLFLMICNGQLIAYFTCQSDQSYPTFNSY